From a region of the Streptomyces sp. NBC_01454 genome:
- a CDS encoding SGNH/GDSL hydrolase family protein, with translation MAPAAGGGRLPVPARFVALGDSLTEGLGDPVAGGGWRGWAALLAGTLGERPGAVELVNLAHSGAQTADVAERQLPVARELRPRLASLIVGANDTLRASFAIERVAAALDRAHGALSADGAVVLTACLPDPGRMLGLPGPLSRPLARRMRAVNTVVHAVSARYQGVHLHLADHPWVTERASWSVDRLHPGERGHRLLARGFHTALAGAGLPVGPPPALALDGPPPTRAGSAVWMATRGTRWVADRCTDLLPGLLALALQECRHGVAGSGRLLDAAAERATRTALAALTEPGGGALGKTSGSVKGAATMAG, from the coding sequence GTGGCACCGGCCGCGGGCGGCGGCCGCCTCCCGGTTCCGGCCCGTTTCGTCGCGCTCGGAGACTCGCTGACCGAAGGGCTCGGCGATCCCGTGGCGGGCGGCGGCTGGCGCGGCTGGGCCGCCCTGCTCGCCGGGACGCTGGGGGAACGGCCGGGCGCGGTGGAGCTGGTGAACCTGGCGCACAGCGGCGCACAGACGGCGGACGTGGCCGAGCGGCAGCTGCCCGTGGCCCGGGAGCTGCGTCCGCGGCTCGCCTCACTGATCGTCGGGGCGAACGACACCCTGCGCGCATCCTTCGCCATCGAGCGGGTCGCGGCCGCGCTGGACCGGGCCCACGGCGCGCTGAGCGCCGACGGGGCCGTGGTGCTGACGGCCTGTCTGCCCGACCCCGGCCGGATGCTGGGGCTGCCCGGACCGCTGTCCCGCCCCCTCGCCCGCCGGATGCGCGCGGTGAACACCGTGGTCCACGCGGTCTCCGCCCGCTATCAGGGCGTGCATCTGCACCTCGCCGACCACCCCTGGGTCACCGAGCGCGCCTCGTGGAGCGTGGACCGGCTGCACCCCGGCGAGCGCGGCCACCGGCTGCTGGCCCGCGGCTTCCACACGGCGCTCGCCGGCGCCGGCCTGCCCGTCGGGCCGCCGCCCGCGCTCGCCCTCGACGGCCCGCCGCCGACCCGCGCCGGATCGGCCGTGTGGATGGCGACCCGCGGTACCCGCTGGGTCGCCGACCGGTGCACGGATCTGCTGCCCGGCCTGCTCGCCCTGGCCCTCCAGGAGTGCCGGCACGGTGTGGCCGGCTCCGGCCGGCTGCTGGACGCCGCGGCCGAGCGCGCCACCCGCACCGCGCTGGCCGCCCTGACCGAGCCGGGCGGCGGCGCGCTGGGGAAAACCTCCGGGTCGGTGAAGGGCGCTGCGACAATGGCAGGATGA
- a CDS encoding HEAT repeat domain-containing protein translates to MFDPDIAPSGTLLGLLQRGRGDGTLHALAAPRAEALAALNDSVLRDPRRDWQVENRSLYYARLYMQLDGGLEEIERHLFHPDDLVDTGEERTGLALAVLGHLAAYGRDAARLLLRSYAAAGSNWRWALDELALRDDDAGLMTLAPAVLARFPGTEEGEAELAAAVRDAFEPRPWRLWAEDPRYGVRLAAAGEQGSFDRWQRQLRPRGPRPGWSVTEILQWAQEGLEREPEERRHLAAARCLAAVAGPEDRPELLRVARSGPDAARAAALHHLAERGDGEALDLIEAAVGCPLSSELLVSAALASFARMRGVAAVVRARDWAARADRLGASAAAVLARRGGPHDTELVLAALRRTVREEGPDADALWELVDGTGRLGVGCAAPVLRHIYRETSSSHLRGRAAAALAATDPGFAAGFAVECLWDCEETTRELAARHAATGDDRVVEQLRRLAADPAEEAEVQTAVRSRFGPDASAV, encoded by the coding sequence ATGTTCGATCCAGACATAGCGCCCAGTGGCACCCTGCTCGGCCTCCTGCAGCGAGGCCGCGGCGACGGGACCCTGCATGCCCTCGCGGCGCCGCGGGCCGAGGCGCTCGCGGCACTCAACGACAGCGTGCTGCGCGACCCCCGCCGTGACTGGCAGGTCGAGAACCGCTCGCTCTACTACGCGCGCCTCTACATGCAGCTCGACGGCGGGCTCGAGGAGATCGAACGCCACCTCTTCCACCCCGACGACCTCGTCGACACCGGCGAGGAGCGCACCGGCCTGGCCCTCGCGGTCCTCGGCCACCTCGCCGCGTACGGCCGGGACGCCGCCCGGCTGCTGCTGCGCAGCTATGCCGCCGCCGGCAGCAACTGGCGCTGGGCCCTGGACGAGCTCGCGCTGCGTGACGACGACGCCGGGCTGATGACCCTCGCCCCCGCCGTCCTCGCCCGCTTCCCCGGGACCGAGGAGGGCGAGGCCGAACTGGCCGCCGCGGTCCGTGACGCCTTCGAGCCCCGGCCCTGGCGGCTGTGGGCCGAGGATCCCCGTTACGGTGTGCGACTGGCCGCCGCCGGGGAGCAGGGCTCCTTCGACCGCTGGCAGCGGCAGCTGCGGCCCCGCGGGCCGCGACCCGGCTGGAGCGTCACCGAGATTCTCCAGTGGGCCCAGGAAGGACTGGAGCGGGAGCCCGAGGAGCGGCGCCACCTCGCCGCCGCCCGCTGCCTGGCCGCGGTCGCCGGTCCCGAGGACCGCCCCGAGCTGTTGCGCGTCGCCCGTAGTGGACCGGACGCGGCGCGTGCCGCCGCACTCCACCACCTCGCCGAGCGCGGCGACGGCGAGGCCCTCGACCTGATCGAGGCCGCGGTCGGCTGTCCCCTCTCCTCCGAGCTGCTGGTCTCCGCCGCGCTCGCCTCGTTCGCGCGGATGCGTGGCGTGGCCGCCGTCGTGCGGGCCCGCGACTGGGCGGCGCGCGCGGACCGGCTGGGTGCCTCCGCCGCCGCGGTGCTCGCCCGCCGCGGCGGGCCGCACGACACCGAACTGGTACTGGCCGCGCTGCGCCGGACCGTCCGCGAGGAGGGCCCGGACGCGGACGCCCTGTGGGAGCTGGTCGACGGCACCGGACGGCTCGGCGTAGGCTGCGCCGCCCCCGTCCTGCGGCACATCTACCGCGAAACGTCCTCCTCCCACCTCCGCGGCCGGGCCGCCGCCGCGCTCGCCGCCACCGATCCCGGGTTCGCGGCCGGCTTCGCCGTCGAGTGCCTGTGGGACTGCGAGGAGACCACCCGGGAACTGGCCGCCCGGCACGCCGCCACCGGCGACGACCGGGTCGTCGAACAGCTCCGCCGGCTCGCCGCCGACCCGGCCGAGGAGGCCGAGGTACAGACGGCGGTGCGCAGCCGGTTCGGGCCGGACGCCTCCGCGGTGTGA
- a CDS encoding glycosyltransferase family 4 protein, with protein MRVALVTESFPPDVNGVAHCALETARHLVRRGHDPLVIAPLGGAAPASGIQESPCPVVRVPSVPLPGYPQVRIALPGRRLSAALAGHHPDLVHLASPFVLGARAMAAAARLRVPAIAVYQTDLGRYARTYLGGGGAAAWRRIKAVHAAADRTLAPSSAALRDLTEHGVPRVHLWPRGVDSERFHPGRRDAVLRSSLAAGRELLVGYVGRLAPEKDVRLLAETSRLPGVRTVVVGDGPSAAGLRAALPEVRFMGRRTGDELARIYASLDVFVHTGPYETFCQTVQEAMASGVPVVAPRAGGPVDLVDHGRTGLLVTPGDGAAFRDAVRFLAGSAELRTRYGAAARGAVAERTWAAVGEQLLAHYEAVLGDRTAVAA; from the coding sequence ATGCGTGTCGCCCTCGTCACCGAATCCTTCCCGCCCGATGTCAACGGCGTTGCCCACTGCGCCCTGGAGACCGCCCGGCACCTCGTCCGGCGCGGCCATGATCCGCTCGTCATCGCACCGCTCGGTGGCGCCGCGCCGGCCTCCGGTATCCAGGAGAGCCCCTGTCCCGTCGTCCGTGTGCCCTCGGTGCCGCTGCCCGGCTATCCGCAGGTGCGGATTGCGCTCCCCGGGCGGCGGCTGTCCGCCGCGCTCGCCGGGCACCACCCCGACCTGGTGCACCTCGCCAGCCCCTTCGTCCTCGGCGCCCGCGCGATGGCGGCCGCCGCCCGGCTGCGGGTGCCCGCGATCGCCGTCTACCAGACCGACCTGGGGCGGTACGCCCGTACCTACCTCGGCGGCGGCGGGGCCGCGGCCTGGCGGCGCATCAAGGCGGTGCACGCCGCCGCCGACCGCACCCTGGCGCCGTCCAGCGCCGCCCTGCGGGACCTGACCGAGCACGGTGTGCCACGGGTCCACCTGTGGCCGCGCGGTGTCGATTCCGAACGGTTCCACCCCGGGCGGCGCGACGCGGTGCTGCGCAGCTCGCTGGCCGCGGGGCGGGAGCTGCTGGTGGGGTATGTGGGGCGGCTGGCGCCCGAGAAGGACGTCCGGCTGCTGGCCGAGACCTCGCGGCTGCCGGGCGTGCGCACCGTCGTCGTCGGCGACGGCCCCAGTGCCGCCGGGCTGCGGGCCGCGCTGCCGGAGGTCCGCTTCATGGGACGCCGCACCGGCGACGAACTCGCCCGGATCTACGCCTCGTTGGACGTCTTCGTCCATACCGGGCCGTATGAGACCTTCTGCCAGACCGTGCAGGAGGCGATGGCCTCCGGGGTGCCGGTGGTCGCGCCGCGGGCGGGCGGTCCGGTGGACCTGGTGGACCACGGCCGTACGGGGCTGTTGGTGACACCGGGCGACGGCGCCGCCTTCCGGGACGCGGTGCGCTTCCTGGCGGGCAGCGCCGAGCTGCGCACCCGGTACGGTGCCGCGGCCCGCGGCGCCGTCGCGGAGCGCACCTGGGCGGCGGTGGGCGAGCAGCTGCTCGCCCACTACGAGGCCGTGCTCGGCGACCGGACGGCGGTGGCGGCATGA
- a CDS encoding DNA-binding protein NsdB, which translates to MDRQPNTRLADLFGLAGWSKGELARLVNRHAAAMGHPQLATDTSRVRRWIDMGETPRDPVPKVLASLFTERLGRVVTIEDLGFARTGRSGKRQTLDGLPWAPERTAAVLTEFTGMDLMLNRRGLVGAGAALAAGSALTGAMYDWLHTDPAPAGARHPHPFASESADDLDQIGLDRYEAAPVGSQEIDALERSVEVFRAWDAARGGGLQRKAVVGQLNEVGGMLAYRHPDHLQRRLWGVAANLAVLAGWMSHDVGLEPTAQKYFIIAAHAAREGGDRPRAGEALSRAARQMVHLGRPDDALDLMKLAKSGSGEENLPRTRAMLHTIEAWAQASKGQGQAMRRTLGEAEELFVSDKGDVPPPCWMQMFDEADLHGMQALAFRTLADHDPSAARIAQHHAKQALQLRENGRQRSQIFDYISMASACFLGDDPEQADRYARLALVSIGENSSHRTWDRLREMFRLTGQYANFAKIQDLREEIQHVLPKAKPKTKGSGLGPGIGTGLGGNFSA; encoded by the coding sequence GTGGACAGGCAGCCGAACACCCGTCTCGCGGATCTTTTCGGTCTGGCCGGCTGGTCCAAAGGCGAGCTGGCGAGACTGGTCAACCGGCACGCGGCGGCCATGGGCCATCCGCAGCTGGCGACCGACACCTCGCGAGTGCGGCGCTGGATCGACATGGGGGAGACCCCGCGCGATCCGGTGCCCAAGGTTCTGGCTTCCCTGTTCACCGAGCGCCTCGGCCGTGTCGTAACCATCGAGGACCTCGGGTTCGCAAGAACGGGTCGCTCGGGGAAGCGGCAGACCCTGGACGGTCTGCCGTGGGCTCCCGAACGGACCGCTGCGGTCCTCACGGAATTCACGGGAATGGACCTCATGCTCAACCGACGCGGCTTGGTGGGTGCGGGCGCCGCACTCGCCGCGGGCTCCGCACTCACCGGCGCCATGTACGACTGGCTGCACACCGACCCGGCCCCCGCCGGCGCACGCCACCCCCATCCGTTCGCTTCCGAATCCGCCGACGACCTCGACCAGATCGGCCTCGACCGCTACGAGGCGGCCCCCGTGGGCTCCCAGGAGATCGACGCGCTGGAGCGCTCGGTCGAGGTGTTCCGCGCCTGGGACGCGGCCCGTGGCGGCGGACTGCAGCGCAAGGCCGTGGTGGGCCAGCTCAACGAGGTCGGCGGGATGCTCGCCTACCGCCACCCCGACCATCTGCAGCGCCGGTTGTGGGGAGTGGCCGCCAATCTGGCGGTGCTGGCCGGCTGGATGTCCCATGACGTGGGTCTGGAGCCCACCGCCCAGAAGTACTTCATCATCGCGGCGCATGCGGCGCGCGAGGGCGGCGACCGCCCGCGCGCCGGTGAGGCACTCTCCCGCGCCGCCCGTCAGATGGTCCATCTGGGCCGCCCCGACGACGCGCTGGACCTGATGAAGCTGGCCAAGTCCGGCTCCGGCGAGGAGAACCTGCCCCGCACGCGCGCCATGCTGCACACCATCGAGGCCTGGGCGCAGGCGTCCAAGGGCCAGGGCCAGGCGATGCGGCGCACCCTGGGCGAGGCGGAGGAGCTGTTCGTCTCGGACAAGGGCGATGTGCCGCCGCCGTGCTGGATGCAGATGTTCGACGAGGCCGATCTGCACGGCATGCAGGCCCTGGCATTCCGTACCCTCGCCGACCACGACCCCTCCGCCGCCAGGATCGCCCAGCACCATGCCAAGCAGGCACTACAGCTGCGGGAGAACGGCCGTCAGCGGTCCCAGATCTTCGACTACATCTCGATGGCCTCGGCCTGCTTCCTCGGCGACGACCCCGAGCAGGCCGACCGTTACGCCAGGCTGGCGCTGGTCTCCATCGGGGAGAACTCCTCCCATCGCACCTGGGACCGGCTGCGTGAGATGTTCCGGCTCACCGGGCAGTATGCGAATTTCGCCAAGATCCAGGACCTGCGTGAGGAGATCCAGCATGTCCTGCCGAAGGCGAAGCCGAAGACCAAGGGGTCGGGCCTGGGCCCGGGAATCGGCACGGGCCTCGGGGGGAACTTCTCGGCCTGA
- a CDS encoding aminoglycoside phosphotransferase family protein, whose product MYAASSAVTAPRPHRPHPTGSGPYLDPAPSAGAVTGLPGGRTRRAHGTGTQPLSGRLDLSGPQGAQLRAAVASVHRICPEFNPVQVLRRSGKSVLLVGTTGRMTAVAKCLLDQSPAWAERFRQEISAYRAFVRHRPPVRVPRLVAADPDNCTLIVERMPGRVAALTRHPSEAPPRADVRAALGAICRINLWRPPAGLFDTPLDYAGRIGRYHDLGLLTDRDLGDLQKLLHGLSHTQGQFCHGDALLNNVLLSPAGPVLLDWDNAGWYLPGYDLATLWSVLGDAPVARRQISQLAQNAGPASRDAFLVNLMLVLTREIRRYETAIQRTMHEPAPTGAPGPGHPGAPAAGEEQRLLLRRLHDDCQMARRAVRAAVGTR is encoded by the coding sequence ATGTATGCAGCATCGTCCGCCGTGACCGCCCCCCGGCCGCACCGTCCGCACCCCACCGGAAGCGGGCCGTATCTCGACCCCGCGCCTTCCGCGGGGGCGGTCACCGGCCTCCCCGGCGGCCGGACCCGGCGGGCGCACGGCACGGGCACCCAGCCGCTCAGCGGTCGGCTCGACCTGTCCGGCCCCCAGGGTGCCCAGCTGCGCGCCGCCGTCGCCTCGGTGCACCGGATCTGCCCGGAGTTCAACCCGGTGCAGGTGCTGCGCCGGAGCGGCAAATCCGTCCTTCTGGTGGGCACCACGGGCCGGATGACCGCGGTGGCCAAGTGCTTACTGGACCAATCCCCCGCCTGGGCGGAACGCTTCCGGCAGGAAATAAGCGCATACCGCGCATTCGTCCGGCATCGTCCGCCGGTTCGGGTGCCGCGGCTGGTGGCGGCCGACCCCGACAACTGCACGCTGATCGTGGAGCGGATGCCCGGCCGGGTCGCCGCCCTGACCCGGCACCCGTCCGAAGCGCCTCCCCGCGCGGACGTCCGTGCCGCGCTCGGCGCGATCTGCCGGATCAACCTGTGGCGTCCGCCGGCCGGGCTGTTCGACACCCCACTGGACTACGCGGGCCGGATCGGCCGCTACCACGACCTGGGGCTGCTCACCGACCGGGACCTGGGCGATCTGCAGAAGCTGCTGCACGGCCTCTCGCACACCCAGGGCCAGTTCTGTCACGGCGATGCGCTGCTGAACAACGTGCTGCTGTCCCCCGCCGGCCCGGTGCTGCTCGACTGGGACAACGCGGGCTGGTATCTGCCGGGCTACGACCTGGCGACGCTGTGGTCGGTGCTCGGCGACGCGCCGGTGGCCCGCCGCCAGATCAGCCAGCTCGCCCAGAACGCCGGCCCGGCCTCGCGGGACGCCTTCCTGGTGAATCTGATGCTGGTGCTCACCCGCGAGATCCGGCGCTATGAGACCGCGATCCAGCGGACCATGCACGAACCCGCGCCGACGGGTGCACCGGGCCCGGGACACCCCGGTGCACCCGCGGCGGGCGAGGAGCAGCGGCTGCTCCTGCGCCGGTTGCACGACGACTGCCAGATGGCGCGCCGTGCGGTACGGGCGGCGGTCGGCACCCGCTGA
- a CDS encoding glycosyltransferase, translating to MTARHGTTTGLRIVRIANFVTPASGGLRTALRELGAGYRAAGHEPVLIVPGPPRPDGTGATAGIRDETTAQGRVITLPGPELPGSGGYRMLTDRPRLQRLLHALAPDRLEVSDRTTLRWTGEWARRARIPAVMVSHESVDGVLRTWGVPQPLARAAADRLNIRTAHAYSRVVCTTEWAAAEFTRAGARNVVRAPLGVDLDAWHPDCRSAALRRRSAGRAEVLLLLCSRLSQEKRPGRALDALAQLRRRGVDAALVVVGDGPLRTRLEDRARDERLPAAFLGHLADRARLAALQAAADVALAPGPAETFGLAALEALACGTPVVASAASALAGLVGSGGDTALDDGPSFADAVQRVLARPEPARRAAARRRAEGYGWQPAVDAFLAAHDAPAPPVRPLAARAAARQAGPWGGW from the coding sequence ATGACCGCGCGTCACGGCACCACGACGGGCCTGCGCATCGTCCGGATCGCCAACTTCGTCACCCCCGCCTCGGGCGGGCTGCGCACCGCACTGCGCGAACTCGGCGCGGGCTACCGGGCCGCCGGGCACGAGCCGGTGCTCATCGTGCCCGGACCGCCGCGGCCGGACGGCACCGGCGCGACGGCCGGGATCCGCGACGAGACCACCGCACAGGGACGGGTGATCACCCTGCCGGGACCGGAACTGCCGGGCAGCGGCGGCTACCGCATGCTCACCGACCGCCCCCGGCTGCAGCGGCTGCTGCACGCGCTGGCCCCCGACCGGCTGGAGGTCTCCGACCGTACGACGCTGCGCTGGACGGGGGAGTGGGCGCGCCGGGCCCGGATCCCCGCGGTGATGGTCTCGCACGAGAGCGTGGACGGGGTGCTGCGCACCTGGGGCGTCCCGCAGCCGCTCGCCCGCGCCGCCGCGGACCGGCTCAACATCCGTACGGCGCACGCCTACAGCCGGGTCGTGTGCACCACCGAGTGGGCGGCGGCGGAGTTCACCCGGGCCGGCGCGCGCAATGTGGTGCGCGCACCGCTCGGTGTCGATCTCGACGCCTGGCACCCGGACTGCCGCAGCGCCGCGCTGCGCCGGCGCAGCGCGGGCCGGGCGGAGGTCCTGCTGCTGCTCTGTTCCCGGCTGTCGCAGGAGAAGCGGCCGGGGCGGGCCCTGGACGCCCTGGCCCAGCTGCGCCGGCGCGGGGTCGACGCGGCCCTGGTGGTGGTCGGCGACGGGCCGCTGCGCACCCGCCTGGAGGACCGGGCACGGGACGAGCGGCTGCCCGCGGCGTTCCTCGGCCACCTCGCCGACCGGGCCCGCCTCGCCGCATTGCAGGCCGCCGCCGATGTCGCGCTGGCGCCCGGACCGGCCGAGACGTTCGGGCTGGCCGCCCTGGAGGCGCTCGCCTGCGGCACGCCGGTGGTCGCCAGCGCGGCCTCGGCGCTGGCCGGTCTCGTCGGCAGCGGCGGTGACACGGCCCTGGACGACGGGCCCTCGTTCGCCGACGCGGTCCAGCGGGTGCTGGCCCGGCCCGAGCCCGCCCGGCGCGCGGCCGCCCGCCGACGGGCCGAGGGCTACGGCTGGCAGCCCGCCGTCGACGCCTTCCTGGCCGCGCACGACGCGCCCGCACCGCCGGTCCGTCCGCTCGCCGCCCGGGCCGCGGCGCGCCAGGCCGGTCCGTGGGGCGGGTGGTGA
- a CDS encoding PP2C family protein-serine/threonine phosphatase — protein sequence MPSPLFADHSADRPPERDAVEALITQARRLRGGLDAVRRESAVDTGLAPDPQLRWQRALCDLAAHHLDDLGGHLDQLREGLPAESDDDSAPEAAPPAAPPEPAPHERGALLRRVGSAEWNLLTDEVSWSDELFAMFGRAPSDGPLTLDELPSLVHAEDQEGLAAMVTDCLVDGRPIDGEFRIVRPDGSLRTVHMVGEPVLDADGCTACMWAVLRDVSELRRSQQAVRETRDSLHRERRIAQTEHRLAVELQEAVLPPWRGSLRFPQGGPIALDLAGRYLPSGTRALIGGGWYDALQLPDGETLLSVGDLTGHGVTATSGMAMVLGALRGMAVAGHRPGPLMGLLNQLLDSAAQPALGSAVCGWFDPASRTLEWAQAGHPAPLLFRRGTGRALDPPDGVLLGATSGAAYAQHTEQLEPGDLLVLHTDGLVPRRAQGGEAAHEGAERLLALAPRFAAARSAQDSVRIVVEEFGSTEREDDACVLIARVGD from the coding sequence ATGCCGTCCCCTCTCTTCGCGGATCACTCAGCAGACCGGCCCCCCGAGCGCGACGCGGTCGAGGCACTCATCACGCAGGCCCGCCGCCTGCGCGGTGGTCTCGACGCGGTGCGCCGGGAGTCCGCGGTGGATACCGGCCTCGCCCCCGACCCGCAGCTGCGCTGGCAGCGGGCGCTGTGCGATCTCGCCGCGCACCACCTCGACGACCTCGGGGGCCATCTCGACCAGCTGAGAGAGGGCCTGCCCGCCGAGAGCGACGACGACAGCGCCCCGGAGGCCGCGCCGCCGGCCGCCCCGCCGGAGCCCGCGCCCCACGAGCGCGGCGCACTGCTGCGCCGGGTGGGCAGCGCCGAGTGGAATCTGCTCACCGACGAGGTCAGCTGGTCCGACGAGCTGTTCGCGATGTTCGGCAGGGCACCGTCCGACGGCCCGCTCACCCTCGACGAGCTGCCCTCCCTGGTGCACGCCGAGGACCAGGAGGGCCTGGCCGCGATGGTCACCGACTGTCTGGTGGACGGCCGGCCGATCGACGGCGAATTCCGCATCGTGCGGCCGGACGGCAGTCTGCGCACGGTGCACATGGTGGGCGAGCCGGTGCTCGACGCCGACGGCTGTACCGCCTGCATGTGGGCCGTGCTGCGGGACGTCAGCGAGCTGCGCCGAAGCCAGCAGGCGGTACGCGAGACCCGTGACTCGCTGCACCGCGAGCGGCGGATCGCGCAGACCGAGCACCGGCTTGCGGTCGAGCTGCAGGAAGCCGTGCTGCCACCGTGGCGCGGCTCCCTGCGGTTCCCGCAGGGCGGTCCGATCGCCCTCGATCTCGCCGGGCGCTATCTGCCGTCCGGCACCCGCGCCCTGATCGGCGGAGGCTGGTACGACGCACTGCAACTCCCTGACGGGGAGACGCTGTTGAGCGTCGGCGATCTCACCGGGCACGGCGTCACCGCCACCTCCGGGATGGCGATGGTGCTCGGTGCGCTGCGCGGGATGGCGGTCGCCGGACACCGGCCGGGTCCCCTGATGGGCCTCCTCAACCAACTGCTGGACAGCGCCGCCCAGCCGGCCCTCGGCAGCGCGGTGTGCGGCTGGTTCGACCCCGCTAGCCGCACCCTGGAGTGGGCCCAGGCCGGCCACCCCGCACCGCTGTTGTTCCGTCGCGGCACGGGGCGTGCGCTGGACCCGCCCGACGGCGTGCTCCTCGGGGCGACCTCGGGTGCGGCCTACGCCCAGCACACCGAGCAACTGGAGCCCGGTGACCTGCTCGTACTGCACACCGACGGTCTCGTACCGCGCCGTGCACAGGGCGGGGAGGCCGCCCATGAGGGTGCCGAGCGGCTGCTCGCCCTGGCGCCGCGGTTCGCCGCGGCGCGCAGTGCGCAGGACAGCGTCCGCATCGTCGTCGAGGAGTTCGGCAGCACCGAGCGCGAGGACGACGCGTGTGTGCTGATCGCCAGGGTCGGCGACTGA